One part of the Sporosarcina ureae genome encodes these proteins:
- a CDS encoding helix-turn-helix transcriptional regulator, whose amino-acid sequence MNKQTVIDLVSPRLKLIRTEMDYTQDQMAEIMGISKKTLVQLEKGRQEIGWSTAVVVCALFRESALLRSVMGEDPIELAEMAVHEEIHSRETAASASINWWTEVGQWQQYNLQQHTAGGHYRIIAADNKRLFGTGDREKALAEFKKYMDMT is encoded by the coding sequence TTGAATAAACAGACAGTCATAGACTTGGTGTCGCCTCGCTTGAAATTAATTCGAACGGAAATGGACTACACGCAAGATCAGATGGCGGAGATTATGGGGATTTCTAAGAAGACGCTTGTACAGTTGGAGAAAGGTCGCCAGGAGATTGGCTGGTCTACAGCGGTAGTCGTTTGTGCGTTATTTCGCGAGAGTGCTCTGCTGCGCTCAGTCATGGGTGAAGATCCGATTGAGCTAGCTGAAATGGCTGTGCATGAAGAGATTCATTCACGGGAAACTGCAGCGAGTGCATCGATTAATTGGTGGACAGAAGTGGGTCAGTGGCAGCAATATAATTTACAACAGCATACAGCAGGTGGACATTACCGCATTATCGCAGCGGACAATAAGCGGTTATTTGGTACGGGAGACCGAGAAAAAGCGTTGGCTGAATTCAAGAAATATATGGATATGACGTAG
- a CDS encoding ABC transporter ATP-binding protein: protein MKVLLDLRWFFSERKKQYSIGITALMIVALLQLAPPKIIGYIVDAVAKDELTGAMLTRWMIILIVAGVLMYVLRYVWRVMIFGSSVYLARVMRERLFIHFTRMSPSFYQRRRVGDLMAHATNDINAVQQTAGTGILTLFDSISTGGFVILMMGFSISWKLTLIALVPIPVMIILTSYYGRLLRSRFRVAQEAFSDLNDKAQESISGIKVLKTFGQQKEDVESFTRRSEQVVKENMRVAKVDALFDPTIAGIFAISYVLSFYFGTRFIMSGELSIGDLVAFTSYLGLLTWPMLAIGFLFNIVERGNASYSRIQDLLSVEQGIQDRPNAVSQLPHGDIAFALDTFSFPDDKRASLRNLHFTIKQGETLGIIGKTGSGKTAILKLLMREFEGYTGTITYGGIPITRYKKECLRQAIGYVPQDHFLFSTTLGENIAFTNPKIDPEKIVAAAKSAHIHEDILTFEKGYETMVGERGVSLSGGQRQRVSIARALLMDPELLLLDDSLSAVDARTEEAILRSLKEERTGKTTIITSHRLSAIQHAHQIIVLDEGEVVEIGDHESLIAQNGIYKEMYDLQQLESIVEQGGGADE, encoded by the coding sequence GTGAAAGTATTACTGGATTTACGCTGGTTTTTTTCCGAGAGAAAAAAACAGTACAGCATAGGGATCACCGCGCTAATGATTGTCGCGTTACTGCAATTGGCACCCCCGAAAATCATCGGTTATATTGTCGATGCGGTGGCGAAAGATGAACTGACCGGAGCCATGCTGACACGCTGGATGATTATTCTGATTGTGGCAGGCGTCTTGATGTATGTCTTGCGTTATGTATGGCGTGTGATGATTTTCGGATCATCTGTGTACCTCGCGCGCGTCATGAGAGAACGGCTGTTTATACACTTCACACGCATGTCGCCTTCATTTTATCAGCGACGACGCGTAGGGGATTTGATGGCACACGCAACGAATGACATCAACGCAGTGCAGCAAACGGCAGGTACAGGAATTCTGACACTTTTTGATTCGATTTCGACAGGTGGATTCGTCATCCTCATGATGGGCTTTTCAATTAGTTGGAAATTAACGTTGATCGCCCTCGTGCCGATTCCCGTGATGATCATCCTGACGAGTTATTATGGACGATTATTACGTAGTCGATTCCGCGTAGCGCAGGAAGCATTTTCCGATTTGAACGACAAAGCACAAGAGAGTATTTCAGGTATCAAAGTGCTAAAGACGTTCGGTCAACAAAAGGAAGATGTTGAATCGTTCACGAGACGTTCGGAACAAGTTGTCAAGGAAAATATGCGTGTGGCGAAAGTCGATGCGCTGTTTGATCCGACGATTGCCGGAATTTTCGCGATCTCATATGTCCTATCCTTTTATTTCGGGACACGTTTTATTATGTCGGGTGAATTGTCAATCGGTGATTTGGTTGCGTTCACTTCCTATTTAGGACTTCTGACATGGCCGATGTTGGCGATTGGTTTCTTGTTCAATATCGTTGAACGAGGAAATGCGTCGTACAGCCGAATTCAAGATTTGCTTTCGGTTGAGCAAGGCATTCAAGATCGTCCGAATGCGGTGAGTCAATTACCGCACGGAGATATCGCCTTCGCTCTCGATACGTTCTCGTTCCCAGATGATAAGCGGGCATCGTTGCGCAATTTACACTTTACGATCAAGCAAGGGGAAACACTGGGCATTATCGGAAAGACCGGCTCAGGGAAAACCGCAATTCTCAAGTTATTAATGCGAGAATTCGAAGGGTATACAGGAACGATTACGTATGGTGGCATTCCGATCACGCGGTATAAGAAAGAATGTTTACGCCAAGCAATCGGTTATGTGCCACAAGACCATTTCTTGTTCTCGACGACACTCGGTGAAAATATTGCCTTTACGAACCCGAAGATTGATCCAGAGAAAATTGTGGCGGCTGCGAAATCCGCGCATATTCACGAGGACATTCTGACATTTGAAAAAGGCTACGAGACGATGGTTGGAGAACGTGGCGTGTCATTATCCGGTGGACAGCGTCAGCGTGTGTCGATTGCACGTGCGTTGCTTATGGATCCGGAGCTTTTATTGCTGGATGATTCATTATCCGCCGTCGATGCTCGGACAGAAGAAGCGATTCTTCGTTCATTGAAAGAAGAAAGAACGGGTAAGACGACTATCATTACGTCGCACCGCTTAAGTGCGATCCAGCACGCTCATCAGATTATTGTTCTTGATGAAGGTGAAGTCGTTGAAATTGGCGACCATGAAAGTTTAATCGCACAAAACGGAATATATAAAGAAATGTACGATCTGCAACAGCTAGAGTCGATCGTAGAGCAAGGAGGCGGCGCAGATGAATAA
- a CDS encoding carbon starvation protein A has translation MITFLFSIVLLIVGYFTYGKYIVKMFGVKEDRATPAYTSADGVDYVPMSTSKNSLIQLLNIAGVGPIFGPIMGALYGPVAFIWIVVGAIFAGAVHDYLTGMISIRNRGAHLPELAGKFLGKFMKHIVNAFALLLLVLVGTVFVSAPAGLLYNLMNGWMAMGIIVALIFLYYILATLLPIDKIIGRFYPIFGALLVISAVGIGGMMVIKGVPIPELTFANLHPDNIPIFPLLFLTISCGALSGFHATQSPIISRTTKKESEGRKIFYGMMIAEAIIAMIWAAAGMALFNGITLSELLAAGGPAVIVSEVSTVMLGAVGGTLAILGVIILPITSGDTAFRSARMIIADYIKYPQAKILSRLWIALPMFAISIALTRIDFNILWRYFSWANQSTAVIALFVGAMYLFIAGKNYWVALIPGTFMLMATMTYILNAAIGFGLPMNVALIGATVISIFLVALFFNAAVKARAAQIPLEEDITGWEITRTV, from the coding sequence ATGATTACATTTTTATTTTCTATCGTATTATTAATAGTCGGATACTTTACGTATGGTAAGTACATCGTCAAAATGTTCGGCGTTAAGGAAGACCGTGCGACACCAGCGTATACAAGCGCAGACGGAGTCGACTATGTGCCGATGAGCACAAGCAAGAACTCATTGATCCAGTTACTAAATATTGCAGGAGTTGGACCGATTTTCGGACCGATCATGGGTGCGTTATACGGCCCGGTTGCATTTATCTGGATCGTTGTCGGCGCGATTTTTGCAGGCGCTGTACATGATTATCTAACAGGTATGATTTCGATCCGAAACCGCGGAGCACACTTGCCTGAACTGGCAGGAAAATTTCTCGGGAAATTTATGAAGCATATCGTCAATGCATTTGCGTTATTATTACTCGTCTTGGTCGGTACGGTATTCGTTTCGGCACCAGCAGGACTGCTGTACAACTTGATGAACGGTTGGATGGCAATGGGTATTATCGTTGCACTTATTTTCCTTTATTATATTTTGGCTACATTATTACCGATCGATAAAATCATCGGTCGCTTCTATCCTATCTTCGGCGCACTACTTGTAATCAGTGCAGTCGGAATCGGTGGCATGATGGTCATCAAAGGCGTTCCAATTCCGGAATTAACATTTGCGAACTTGCATCCGGATAATATTCCGATCTTCCCGTTATTATTCTTAACGATTTCATGCGGCGCATTATCTGGCTTCCATGCGACGCAGTCTCCGATCATTTCTCGGACGACAAAGAAAGAAAGCGAAGGACGAAAAATTTTCTACGGTATGATGATTGCAGAAGCTATTATCGCAATGATCTGGGCAGCGGCTGGTATGGCGTTGTTCAACGGTATTACATTAAGTGAATTACTTGCAGCTGGCGGACCCGCAGTGATTGTTAGTGAAGTATCCACTGTCATGTTAGGTGCGGTTGGTGGTACACTCGCTATCCTCGGAGTCATCATTCTACCTATCACATCGGGTGACACGGCTTTCCGTAGCGCGCGAATGATTATCGCAGACTACATTAAATATCCACAAGCGAAAATCTTGAGCCGTCTATGGATCGCACTTCCGATGTTCGCTATCTCTATTGCACTGACACGTATAGACTTTAATATTCTATGGCGCTACTTCTCCTGGGCGAACCAGTCCACGGCAGTTATCGCGTTATTCGTAGGTGCTATGTATCTCTTCATTGCCGGCAAGAACTACTGGGTCGCACTCATACCCGGAACGTTCATGCTGATGGCCACGATGACGTATATACTAAACGCAGCCATTGGATTTGGATTACCGATGAACGTAGCCCTTATAGGTGCAACTGTCATCTCGATCTTCCTCGTCGCCCTATTCTTCAATGCCGCAGTGAAAGCCCGTGCTGCTCAGATTCCGCTGGAAGAAGATATTACAGGCTGGGAAATCACACGAACTGTTTAA
- a CDS encoding ABC transporter ATP-binding protein yields MNNKQKMSARDQFKTFMRLAKYVLPMKKSALIATLLLLLTVTSTILGPLVIQRFLDDYVVPLNFPAKEVWIIALIYIGLQLVNIVGSYFQTLRFQELALAIIQQIRIDAFSKVQKLGLRYFDQTPAGGIVSRVTNDTESIKEMFVSVAVTFMQAIFGIVGVYIALFTLDGKLALYTLILLPLFLILVSVYRYYSADFYQDIRERLSQLNAKISESLSGMGMIQAFRQEKRLSDEFIEVNEGHYRVGLRNIRFDSLMLGPFIDLMYALSIVAVLSYFGTASLTSVVDVGIIYAFTTLLRRLFQPINQVMQRLSMFQQAIVSASRVFALIDNPEIEPKQKAASTQEIQEGTIEFRNVTFSYDGKNDVLKDISFTANAGETVALVGHTGSGKSSIINLFMRFYEYERGDIFIDGVSLKDYPIEELRKKVGLVLQDPFMFYGDIASNIRLHNEELTDEDVREAAEFVQADHFIGELPNGYEQKVTERGSTLSSGQRQLIAFARTIAMNPKVLVLDEATANIDTETEVAIQKSLEKMREGRTTIAIAHRLSTIADAELILVLHHGEIVERGTHAELLAQKGLYYTMYELQNGTQD; encoded by the coding sequence ATGAATAACAAACAGAAGATGTCCGCCAGGGATCAGTTCAAAACATTCATGAGGCTAGCGAAATACGTCTTGCCGATGAAGAAAAGTGCACTGATCGCGACTCTATTATTGCTGTTGACGGTAACATCGACGATTCTTGGACCTTTAGTGATCCAACGATTCCTCGATGACTATGTCGTACCTCTAAACTTCCCAGCGAAAGAAGTATGGATTATTGCACTGATCTACATCGGACTACAACTCGTCAATATTGTCGGGTCGTATTTCCAAACACTGCGATTCCAAGAGCTCGCACTCGCGATCATCCAGCAAATCCGTATCGATGCGTTCTCGAAAGTTCAGAAGCTTGGACTGCGGTACTTCGATCAGACACCAGCTGGCGGAATCGTTTCACGTGTAACGAATGATACCGAATCAATCAAGGAAATGTTCGTCAGTGTGGCGGTTACGTTCATGCAGGCGATCTTCGGAATTGTTGGCGTCTACATTGCGCTCTTTACGCTAGACGGAAAACTCGCGCTCTATACGCTGATCCTGTTGCCGCTATTCCTCATTCTCGTATCGGTCTACCGCTATTACAGTGCAGACTTCTATCAAGATATCCGAGAACGGCTCAGTCAGTTGAATGCGAAAATCTCCGAGTCCTTATCCGGTATGGGCATGATTCAAGCCTTTCGCCAGGAGAAACGCTTGTCTGACGAGTTCATTGAAGTCAATGAAGGACATTACCGCGTCGGACTGCGAAATATTCGTTTCGATAGCTTGATGCTTGGGCCGTTTATCGACTTGATGTATGCCTTATCTATCGTGGCAGTACTGAGTTATTTCGGAACGGCATCGCTTACATCGGTCGTCGACGTCGGGATTATCTATGCGTTTACTACGTTGCTAAGACGTCTATTCCAGCCGATCAATCAAGTGATGCAACGTTTGTCGATGTTCCAACAAGCGATTGTATCTGCGTCACGAGTATTCGCGTTGATCGATAATCCGGAAATTGAACCGAAACAAAAAGCAGCATCTACACAAGAGATTCAAGAAGGTACGATCGAATTCCGTAATGTAACGTTCAGTTACGACGGCAAAAATGATGTACTAAAAGACATTTCCTTTACCGCGAATGCAGGCGAAACGGTCGCACTTGTCGGTCATACAGGAAGTGGAAAGAGTTCGATTATCAATCTATTCATGCGTTTCTATGAATACGAGCGCGGCGACATCTTCATTGATGGAGTATCGCTAAAGGACTATCCAATAGAAGAACTGCGGAAGAAAGTAGGACTCGTCCTGCAAGATCCATTTATGTTTTATGGTGATATCGCAAGCAACATCCGCCTGCATAACGAAGAGTTGACAGATGAAGACGTGCGAGAAGCTGCAGAGTTCGTCCAAGCCGATCACTTCATTGGAGAGTTGCCGAACGGTTATGAACAAAAAGTGACAGAACGCGGCTCGACATTATCAAGTGGTCAGCGTCAATTGATCGCGTTTGCGCGGACGATTGCGATGAATCCGAAAGTGCTCGTGCTGGATGAAGCGACAGCGAACATCGACACGGAAACAGAAGTCGCGATCCAAAAGAGTCTAGAGAAAATGCGCGAAGGACGTACGACGATTGCGATTGCTCACCGTCTAAGTACAATCGCCGATGCAGAATTAATTCTTGTACTCCACCACGGCGAAATTGTCGAGCGGGGAACACACGCAGAGTTACTTGCGCAAAAGGGATTGTATTACACAATGTACGAATTGCAGAATGGTACGCAAGATTAA
- a CDS encoding DNA polymerase thumb domain-containing protein — MKPLPNKKIACLDMRSFYASCAAAMEGLDVMKVPIAIVGNIERKGGVVLAASPPLKKEFGITTGMRLYEIPDDPSIRLIEPKMQFYIDVSMELTRLLNRYVPKEAIHVYSIDESFVDFTGTEKLWGPLENLIFRIQDELYRQFELRSACGVGPNMLLSKLALDLEAKKTGIAHWTYEDVPEKLWPVAPLHKMWGIGRRVERTLEDMGVYSVGDLAHTPLENLEKKFGVMGNQLYYHAHGIDYSELGSVLIEGQVSYGKGQTLLRDYTTTDEVLAVLLEMCEDTAMRARLAKKKGRTITLSFGYSKHALGGGFQRRKTLPEATNETLAIYRVCQELFETFHDGRPVRHISVNLSNLEENDSFQLSLFEPSNWKQQKIGQVMDEIRVKYGSAAILRAVSVTPGGTAYRRNQLIGGHYK; from the coding sequence ATGAAGCCGTTACCGAATAAAAAAATAGCCTGTCTTGACATGCGTAGCTTCTACGCGAGTTGTGCTGCGGCAATGGAAGGGCTCGACGTCATGAAGGTGCCGATTGCGATCGTCGGTAATATCGAGCGCAAAGGCGGAGTCGTGTTAGCTGCCTCGCCGCCACTGAAAAAGGAGTTCGGCATTACGACTGGCATGCGTTTGTATGAGATTCCGGACGATCCGAGCATTCGTTTGATTGAACCGAAAATGCAGTTTTATATAGATGTCTCGATGGAGTTGACGAGATTATTGAATCGCTATGTGCCAAAAGAAGCGATTCATGTGTATAGTATCGATGAAAGTTTTGTGGACTTTACGGGCACCGAAAAGCTTTGGGGGCCTCTCGAGAATTTGATTTTCCGGATCCAAGACGAGTTGTATCGGCAATTCGAGTTGCGTTCAGCTTGCGGCGTCGGGCCGAATATGTTGCTGTCGAAACTTGCGCTGGATTTGGAAGCGAAGAAAACAGGGATCGCGCACTGGACGTATGAAGACGTGCCGGAGAAGTTGTGGCCGGTCGCCCCGCTTCATAAAATGTGGGGGATCGGCAGAAGAGTGGAGCGAACGCTTGAAGACATGGGTGTTTATTCGGTCGGTGATCTCGCACATACGCCACTCGAAAACTTGGAGAAGAAGTTCGGTGTGATGGGCAATCAATTATATTATCACGCGCATGGCATCGATTATTCCGAACTTGGTTCCGTCTTGATCGAGGGGCAAGTGAGTTACGGCAAAGGCCAGACGTTGTTGCGCGATTATACGACGACGGACGAAGTATTAGCCGTTTTGCTTGAGATGTGTGAAGATACCGCGATGCGCGCACGCCTTGCAAAAAAGAAAGGACGTACGATCACGTTGTCGTTTGGCTATTCGAAGCACGCGTTAGGTGGCGGCTTCCAGCGACGAAAAACGCTGCCGGAAGCGACGAATGAAACGCTGGCGATTTATCGCGTGTGCCAAGAACTGTTTGAAACGTTCCATGATGGCAGACCCGTCCGCCATATTTCCGTTAACTTGTCGAATCTTGAAGAAAACGACAGTTTCCAGCTGAGTTTATTCGAACCTTCGAACTGGAAACAGCAAAAAATCGGTCAAGTGATGGATGAAATTCGTGTGAAGTACGGATCAGCTGCCATTCTTCGCGCGGTTTCCGTTACGCCAGGCGGTACAGCCTATAGGAGAAATCAATTAATTGGCGGTCATTATAAGTGA
- a CDS encoding thioredoxin family protein, whose product MKEITSFEEWQHIWKETPQFLLFVKTNNCSVCEGLYPQVAELESDYPFDFYRVNAAEVPEMAGQLSLFTAPVVLLFNEQKELTRFARIVPMNELKRRLDELVQWGNVDE is encoded by the coding sequence ATGAAAGAAATTACTTCTTTTGAAGAGTGGCAACATATATGGAAAGAGACGCCACAGTTTCTATTGTTCGTGAAGACCAATAATTGTTCCGTTTGTGAAGGACTTTACCCGCAGGTGGCGGAACTCGAAAGCGACTATCCTTTCGATTTTTATCGTGTTAACGCAGCGGAAGTTCCAGAAATGGCGGGACAGTTGTCACTCTTTACTGCGCCGGTCGTCTTATTATTTAACGAACAGAAAGAATTGACGCGTTTCGCACGAATCGTGCCAATGAATGAGTTGAAAAGACGCCTCGATGAGCTAGTGCAGTGGGGGAACGTAGATGAATAA
- a CDS encoding pyridoxamine 5'-phosphate oxidase family protein codes for MTAKDTVIKILNESMTGTMATVDNNKPYSRYMTFMSDGLTLYTPTNKKTEKVDELEDNPHTHILLGYDGEGFGDAYVEYSGHVTISDDESLKEKIWNDHMKAWFDGPEDPNLVILKIEPEAIRLMNKKGQPPEDISL; via the coding sequence ATGACTGCAAAAGACACAGTGATTAAAATTTTGAACGAAAGTATGACGGGCACAATGGCAACGGTGGACAACAACAAGCCGTATAGCCGCTACATGACATTCATGAGTGATGGATTGACATTGTATACACCTACTAATAAGAAAACGGAAAAGGTGGATGAGCTGGAGGATAATCCCCACACGCACATTCTACTTGGATATGACGGTGAAGGATTCGGTGATGCGTACGTGGAATATTCTGGTCATGTAACGATTTCCGATGATGAATCATTGAAGGAAAAAATCTGGAACGATCATATGAAAGCATGGTTTGATGGACCAGAAGATCCGAATTTGGTTATTTTGAAAATCGAACCGGAAGCGATCCGTTTGATGAACAAAAAAGGCCAACCGCCAGAAGATATTTCCCTGTAA
- a CDS encoding DUF2087 domain-containing protein, with protein MEIIETFWEASLDELKQGYIESNTSYDCLLCGKQMEKGVIYPYENALYEAERFMHVHIEHSHQSVFAYLLELDKKWSGITDHQGDLLRLFYQGKSDKDIQEELEIGSATTVRHHRFALKEKERQAKVFLAMMELLREREQYVPAFIPPHKASQLFHDDHSVAEEEQQAILRTFFPDGMDGQLKEMPATEKQRRIIVQEISKRFDGDISYSKHEVNDLLSTIHEDFITLRNYLTEYGYFGQTRNGNQYWLK; from the coding sequence ATGGAAATCATAGAAACGTTCTGGGAGGCTTCATTAGATGAATTAAAGCAGGGTTATATAGAGAGCAACACTTCGTATGATTGTTTGTTATGCGGCAAGCAAATGGAAAAAGGCGTGATTTATCCGTACGAGAATGCGTTGTATGAAGCGGAGCGATTTATGCATGTACATATCGAACATTCCCATCAGTCGGTGTTTGCGTATTTGCTTGAGCTCGATAAGAAATGGTCGGGGATTACGGATCATCAAGGGGATCTATTGCGTTTATTCTATCAAGGGAAAAGCGATAAGGATATCCAGGAAGAATTGGAGATCGGCAGTGCGACGACGGTTCGGCATCATCGGTTTGCGTTGAAAGAAAAAGAACGTCAGGCGAAAGTGTTTCTTGCGATGATGGAGTTATTGAGAGAGCGAGAACAATACGTTCCGGCTTTCATTCCGCCACATAAAGCATCGCAGTTATTTCATGATGATCATTCGGTTGCGGAGGAAGAACAGCAAGCGATACTGCGAACGTTTTTCCCTGATGGAATGGATGGTCAGTTAAAAGAGATGCCAGCGACAGAAAAACAGCGACGTATTATTGTCCAGGAAATCAGTAAACGCTTTGACGGAGATATTTCGTACAGTAAGCATGAAGTGAATGATCTGCTGTCAACAATACATGAAGATTTCATTACATTGCGTAATTATTTAACCGAATATGGCTATTTCGGTCAGACGCGTAACGGCAATCAATATTGGCTAAAGTAA
- a CDS encoding cytochrome c biogenesis CcdA family protein: MGTDVNIFFAFGAGFLSFISPCVLPLYPAFISYITGMSLDDLGDKKKGMSRAGMLHTLFFLLGFSIVFIILGFSTSFIGSIFLQYQDLIRQLGAIFIIIFGLMTIGLFKPEFLMKEKKLQFKNRPAGYLGTALIGLAFSAGWQPCMGPIIGAIIYLAATNPGSSMLYMMLYVLGFAIPFFFLSFFITRIGWIRKHSMTITKVGGYLMIIFGIILFFNGMVYFTSLLSPIFGDFQGF, translated from the coding sequence TTGGGGACGGATGTTAATATTTTCTTTGCGTTTGGAGCAGGTTTCCTGAGTTTTATTTCTCCATGCGTATTACCACTATACCCGGCCTTTATATCGTATATCACCGGCATGTCACTGGATGACCTCGGGGATAAGAAAAAGGGAATGAGCCGTGCAGGTATGCTGCATACGCTATTCTTTTTACTCGGATTCTCGATTGTATTTATTATCTTAGGATTCAGTACATCATTTATCGGATCGATTTTCTTACAATATCAAGATTTGATACGTCAGCTGGGTGCGATTTTCATCATTATCTTTGGATTGATGACGATTGGATTATTCAAACCGGAATTCCTTATGAAAGAGAAAAAATTGCAATTTAAGAATCGTCCTGCGGGTTATCTCGGTACCGCGCTGATCGGTCTAGCGTTTTCAGCTGGATGGCAGCCATGTATGGGGCCGATCATCGGCGCTATCATCTACCTAGCAGCAACTAATCCAGGATCTAGTATGTTGTATATGATGTTGTATGTACTCGGCTTTGCTATTCCTTTCTTCTTCTTGTCTTTCTTCATCACAAGAATTGGCTGGATTCGCAAACACAGTATGACCATTACCAAAGTCGGTGGTTACTTGATGATCATTTTCGGTATTATTCTGTTCTTCAACGGAATGGTCTATTTCACAAGTTTGTTAAGCCCGATATTTGGGGATTTCCAAGGATTTTAA
- a CDS encoding NRDE family protein — translation MCLLAFQLQSHPKYKLVLMANRDEAYRRPTAPADFWSDYPNVLAGRDLEQMGTWLGVNTEGKVAALTNYRDFTRPETGKRSRGHIVSSYLQSDLSAQSFMEQLHTNRDDYAGCNVLAGSAEEMFYYSNIEQSIQHITHGTHGLSNALLDTPWPKVDKTKALLAEYLEQTTTIDPDVLFAMMQRAERFPTEQLPDTGVGEDLESLLSSIFIASKDYGTRCTTVLSIDCDDHVEFEERIYEKGLFTTAQKFSFHIEKPTYS, via the coding sequence ATGTGTTTACTGGCATTCCAATTACAAAGCCACCCGAAGTATAAATTGGTTCTGATGGCGAACCGAGACGAAGCGTATCGTCGTCCAACAGCACCAGCAGACTTTTGGAGCGATTACCCGAACGTCTTGGCAGGACGTGATTTAGAACAAATGGGTACGTGGCTTGGCGTCAATACAGAAGGAAAAGTCGCCGCATTAACGAACTACCGAGACTTCACGCGACCGGAAACAGGCAAGCGTTCGCGCGGTCATATCGTCTCTTCCTATTTACAATCGGATTTGTCCGCGCAATCGTTCATGGAGCAACTGCATACGAATCGAGACGATTACGCAGGCTGCAACGTGCTCGCTGGATCTGCTGAAGAGATGTTCTATTACTCGAATATCGAACAATCGATCCAACATATCACGCACGGCACACACGGACTGAGCAACGCATTGCTCGATACACCATGGCCGAAAGTAGATAAAACGAAAGCGTTGCTTGCGGAGTATTTGGAACAGACTACGACAATCGATCCTGACGTGTTATTCGCTATGATGCAACGAGCGGAACGTTTCCCGACTGAACAACTGCCTGATACAGGCGTCGGAGAAGATCTCGAAAGCTTGTTGTCTTCTATATTCATTGCGTCGAAAGATTACGGTACACGATGTACGACAGTGCTATCGATCGACTGCGACGATCATGTGGAATTCGAAGAACGCATATATGAAAAAGGTCTATTTACAACTGCACAGAAATTCTCATTCCACATCGAAAAACCGACATACTCGTAA
- a CDS encoding LytR/AlgR family response regulator transcription factor: protein MTEIRALVVDDERYAREELIYLLGQFQSVHIVGEADSGEAAIVKVMQLQPDIVFLDIEMPKVDGMEVAKTLGALKKVPLIVFATAYPQFAAEAFRIHATDYLLKPYDEDQLRQTIERVEELLHPPIATLPKRIDRLPVETEGEIHYIPVQDILYVHRDDKWTKIVTVAKDYETRMTLKDLEQRLIPASFFRIHKSIIVNLAHVSSLTPWFNGAYQLEIDQRAEKLSVSRNYVKELRQRLEG, encoded by the coding sequence ATGACGGAAATCCGGGCATTGGTCGTAGATGATGAACGGTACGCGCGTGAAGAGTTGATTTATTTATTGGGACAATTTCAGTCGGTTCACATTGTCGGGGAAGCGGATTCGGGTGAGGCGGCGATCGTCAAGGTGATGCAACTGCAACCAGACATAGTATTTCTCGACATTGAAATGCCGAAAGTCGATGGCATGGAAGTAGCAAAGACGCTTGGCGCACTGAAAAAAGTACCGTTGATCGTCTTCGCTACTGCTTATCCGCAGTTCGCAGCGGAAGCGTTTCGAATTCATGCGACGGACTATTTATTAAAACCGTATGATGAAGATCAGTTGCGCCAGACGATTGAACGTGTGGAAGAATTGCTTCACCCGCCGATTGCTACGCTACCAAAACGAATTGATCGGCTGCCTGTTGAAACGGAAGGCGAGATCCACTATATTCCGGTGCAAGATATTCTGTATGTACATCGTGATGATAAATGGACGAAAATTGTTACGGTGGCGAAAGATTACGAGACGCGCATGACATTAAAGGATTTGGAGCAACGGTTGATTCCTGCGTCGTTCTTTCGTATACATAAAAGTATTATTGTCAACTTGGCGCACGTCAGCAGTTTGACGCCTTGGTTCAACGGAGCGTATCAGCTGGAGATCGATCAGCGAGCAGAAAAGCTGTCTGTCAGTCGCAATTATGTCAAAGAATTACGTCAACGTCTAGAAGGATAA